A genomic window from Candidatus Cloacimonas sp. includes:
- a CDS encoding LysM peptidoglycan-binding domain-containing protein, whose product MKNIMTLKLNKYLWLMVMQILLILPLGLSAADQIHTVKKGDTLYSLSKRYGTTVDELKRLNKLSNNDLAIGQKLIIKKEKAKPKPVTPVPVIKPVPAENQESALPSPNPNPTTPDNIVPPLAPAIIPPEYYYTVKAGDNLYRIAVNNNITLKDLLNWNNFANSSVNIYPGDKIIVKNPSGSSETITQPEESNPEPVALISNTPAKEDTVLIERVYIVQKKDTLYRIATNNGMTVDELMKLNNLTSPDLTVGQKIYLSGKPHPGTTAPPTILNEEELLKKDKIRTDLIMPVDGHIMSEYGLRNGRPHKGIDLGAKNGTPIYAVLDGTVVFSGVQGSYGNVVVIEHPDFVMTVYAHNEKNLVSVNDVVKQGQQIATVGSTGNAQGSHLHFEYRLKGKAINPRKVLPLK is encoded by the coding sequence ATGAAGAATATAATGACTTTGAAATTAAATAAATACTTATGGCTGATGGTGATGCAGATATTGCTCATTTTGCCTTTGGGGCTTTCTGCGGCTGATCAGATACATACTGTTAAAAAAGGAGATACCCTTTATTCTCTCAGTAAGCGTTACGGCACAACTGTGGATGAATTAAAACGGCTGAATAAATTATCTAATAATGATCTTGCCATTGGGCAAAAACTGATTATTAAGAAGGAAAAAGCAAAGCCCAAACCGGTTACTCCGGTGCCGGTTATAAAACCAGTTCCGGCTGAAAATCAGGAAAGTGCTCTCCCATCTCCGAATCCAAATCCAACTACTCCTGATAATATTGTTCCTCCCCTTGCGCCAGCCATAATTCCACCCGAATATTATTACACCGTAAAAGCCGGTGATAATCTCTACCGCATTGCGGTAAATAACAATATTACATTGAAGGATTTGCTAAATTGGAATAACTTTGCCAACAGCTCCGTTAATATATATCCGGGTGATAAAATAATTGTCAAGAATCCGTCTGGTAGCAGCGAAACCATTACACAGCCAGAAGAATCAAATCCTGAACCAGTTGCGCTGATTTCCAACACGCCCGCGAAGGAAGATACAGTCCTGATTGAAAGAGTTTATATCGTTCAAAAAAAAGATACACTTTATCGAATTGCCACTAATAACGGAATGACAGTTGATGAATTGATGAAATTGAATAACTTAACCTCTCCTGATTTGACGGTGGGACAAAAAATATATTTATCTGGAAAACCTCATCCTGGAACAACTGCTCCTCCCACCATCCTTAATGAAGAAGAATTATTGAAAAAGGATAAAATACGCACCGATCTAATTATGCCTGTTGACGGCCATATTATGTCCGAATATGGTTTACGAAATGGACGCCCTCATAAAGGAATTGATTTAGGAGCTAAAAATGGCACGCCCATATATGCCGTTTTGGATGGAACCGTTGTCTTTTCAGGAGTTCAAGGTTCCTATGGAAATGTAGTGGTTATCGAACATCCCGATTTTGTAATGACAGTTTATGCCCATAATGAAAAAAATCTGGTAAGTGTGAATGATGTAGTGAAACAGGGCCAACAAATTGCTACTGTTGGTTCAACCGGAAATGCTCAAGGCAGTCATTTACATTTTGAATACCGGCTGAAAGGTAAGGCGATCAATCCTCGTAAGGTTTTGCCCCTAAAATAA